TAACTGCTCATGACCTTTTGAACAGCTTGCTGGAGATTGAAAACACACTTGGCAGAGTTCGCGAAGAACGTTTTGGTCCTCGTGTGATTGATTTAGATGTATTGCTGTTCGGCAATGAAGTAATTGAATCGGAAGACCTTATTGTACCGCATCCGCGAATGACGGAAAGGGCATTTGTGCTTGTTCCGTTACAAGAGATTGCGCCGCAGTTACATTTTCCAGACGGTAGAGGGCTTGAAGAGGTTCTCGGCATGCTGGAATACAAGGTAGATGCTAATCAGATCTGGCAATAATTTATCGCAAGGGAGATCTCGCGTGATTAAATGGGTAGTTCTTTTAGTTTGTGGCTGGCTGCTTTTTAAGCTGGTTACAAATGACAATAAGAAAAAAGCAGATAAAAAACAGAAAGACATGGAAAAAAAAGTTGCAACTGGTGACATGGTAAAAGATCCAGTCTGTGGCGCATTTGTTTCTTTGGATCAGGATATTCGTATCCGTGATGGAGAAACAATCCATCGTTTTTGTAGCTACGAATGTAGAGACAAGTTTTTAGCCCGTCTTGAAGAATCAGGTCGAGCGATCTCCAAAGAAAGTAAAGAAGAGCCAGCTGATTAGTTGAATAGCTATAGAAGCAATGAGCCGGAAACTGTAATGGTTTCCGGCTTTTTTTGTGTCATATGACTGGCTATGGAAATTTATGAATTGTGTTCCTTTTTGACCATTGAAGTGCGTTTACGCTGAAGGGACATTTTCGGAAGTGGCTTGCAGTAGAAAATATGTATTGCAGAGAAAGTTTGAACCGTGATGAGCTTAGCTGAGTTAACCTAAGGATTGCGTTTTGATCGTAGTAGAAATGAATTGTGGCATGTCTTTTTAATATCTCTGAAAGCTGGGCGAACAGTATAATGAAAATTAAAGCGTTGATGGTTAGATCTCCAAAGCAGGAGAGACGGTAATTTTTCAGCATAATTTCATGTCTCATAATGTATATTATGTTAACTTTAATATAAAAATACGCTAAATATTCAATATGTTAACGATTTGTGGATTTCTGTGAAACATACGTTATGAAGCTCTTTTTTGTGTATCGCTCAAATTTGCGTTTTAAGGCTTGTTTTCGAAAAATAAGGGATATGGCTACGATTTTAAAAAAAAGATGTGTCTACGGGCGGCTCTATGCTGCTTATTTGCCAGAATAAAAGACTGTATTTCCTGTTATTTCAAGGTGTTCTGGCTTTTATAGCTCATTTAAAACTGATTGGATGGGATCTTTAGGGCTAAACAACGCTAGAAAAGCACTTTTTTACTGTTTGTAATGAGAACATAAAAAAAAATTTCGACAGCCTTCGGCTGAAATGAAGAGACAATTCCCTTCTATCTTCTTGATAAGATAAAAAAGAAGAGCTTCTGAGTATTCAAAAGCTCTTCTTTTTGGTTTTGTAACGTTATGGTAAGAGATTAGCTCATTGTACGTGGTAAAATAAAATCGCCAGCCTTCGGCTGGGTCTTCCAGCGTTTGTGCATCCAAAACCATTGTTCCGGATATTTACGGACAATTCGTTCTACAGCATCTGTATAAAATCTCGTAATTTGCTGAAGCTTTTCTTCACGAGTACCTTCAAGGGTTTCAGTATCAAGCGCTGGTTCTATAATAAATGTATATCCGCCCTGCTCATTTCGAACAAGAAATGCAGGAAGCACAACTGCTTTTCCTCGTAAAGCCAAAAAAGCCGGTCCAGAATTTACGGCGGCAGTTTCACCTAAAAAGTCAGTAAAAATAGCCTCTTTGCGTTTAGTGTTATGGTCAACCAAAAAAGCCGCTATTCCTTTCTTTTTAAGTGATCGCAGCACACCGAATACAGCGTTGCGGTGCGAAAGAACTGCTGCACCGCGCCCACCTCGTAACTTGAAAATCAGTTCGTTGAGGTCTTTATTTTTATTGGTTCGAACTACTACAAGAGGTTGTGCTCTGTGTTCGATTGTCCCTATTTCACCCAAAAGCCCTGCCAAAACCTCCCATGCACCCATGTGGGCAGTGGTTGCAATGATCGGTGAGTTTGTTTCAACAAACGTTCTAAAGGCATTTTCAGGATCTTGAATTACGAGATCGTCGATGAATTGCTTATTAACTTTGGGGACAAGAAAAATTTCTAAAAAAGATCGACAGTTATGGATAAAACTTTTTTTGCCGATTTCAGTTGCTTTTTCCGAACTGACATTGAGGTGACGCTGAATAGCCTCGATGGCAAGTTTTCTTCGTTTAGGCAGGCAGGTCCACATGACTGTCCCTAATGCACTGCCCAATACTTTTGAACTGTGGACAGTCATTTTTGTGCCCACTGTGTAAATTGCTGAATATATTGGCTTCACAACACACCCTTAAAGTAATGCTTTAAGTTTATCTTCTAATCGCTGCCGTTCTTTTTCAAGATACTCATCGCTTAATTTCCCTTCTTCAAGGTCATATGGCTCACCAAAGATGATTTTGACCTTTGAAAATGGCAACGGTATCTGGAACTTGTCCCAAGCTTTTTGGAAAATATAGGAATTTTCCATTGCTATCCGAATTGGAACAATTTTAGCGTTACTTCTGTGGGCAATAAAAATTGCACCTTCTTTAGCCTCGTGCCGCGGACCTCTTGGTCCGTCTACCGTAATGCAGCCTAGGTGCTTTGAGGTTCTCATAGTTTTAGCAACTCGCAGCAATGCCTTGACTCCACCGCGGGAACTGGAACCTCTGCTTGTAAGAAGTCCTAGTTTTTCAAGAACCTGTGCAAGGATTTCACCATCGGAACTTTGACTGACGACTGCAATAATTTCTAGTTGGCGGCGTGCATGCATCAGTGGAAAAAGTTCATCATGCCAAAGGCAAGTGACCATAGGAGTTCCAGCATCCCATAATTCATCAAGCCGTTCTCGCCCTACTTCTTCATACTTAAGCGTTTTGCACCATATTTTATAAAGGTGATAAATTGCAGTAGAAATAAGCGGGATAGGTACAGGGATTTTCACTAAGCAAGCTCCTCATGGCTTTCAAACTGCAATGTATACAGTCGTTGGTACAGCATGCTGTTTGCAAGCAAAGATTCGTGAGTGCCCTCGTCTACTACTTCTCCATTTTTCATTACTAAAATTCTATCAGCAGAAATAATTGTAGAAAGGCGGTGCGCAATAACAAGGCTGGTGCGGTCTTTCATCAAGTTTTCCAGTGCCTTCTGAACAACTTTTTCTGATTCTGAATCCAGCGCACTTGTAGCTTCATCAAGAATGAGTAAAGGAGCATTTTTTAATAAAGCTCGTGCAATGGTAAGACGCTGTTTCTGCCCACCAGAAAGACGAACGCCGCGTTCACCTACGACTGTGTCGTAGCCATCAGGGAATTCGGTAATAAAGTCATGCGCAAAAGCAGCCTTTGCTGCTTCTTCAATAGCTTCTCTACTACTGTTTTCAGATGAATAAGCAATGTTGTCAGCAATTGACGTATCGAACAAAAATGCATCTTGTGAAACTATTGCAACATTTTTTCGTAATGATTTAAGAGTGAGGCTGCGTGAATCTACACCATTAATTAAAATACGTCCTTGCTGCTGTTCGTAGAATCGTGGCACAAGATTGACAAATGTTGTTTTGCCAGCACCACTTGGTCCTACAATTGCAACTTTTTCGCCTTCTTTAATGGTGATATTAATATCCTTAAGAGCGGGCTGTCCGGTTTCATCGTAGCTGAACGTAACATCTTCAAAAGCTACTTCGTGGACACCATCGATTTGTTGTGTGCCGTCTTGCTCTACAACAATATCTGGCGAATCGAGAATTTCGAAAACACGCTCCGCGCCTGCAAGGGCTTTTTGAAGTGAGTTGTTTGCAGAAGTTAATTCTTTTACCGGGTCGTACAACATTATAAGTGCAGCAACGAAGGAAAAGAATGTGCCAGCAGTTTGCTCACCGGCAATAACCTGAGAGCCGCCGTACCAAATAACAAGCCCGATGCCGAGTGCACCAATCAGCTCCATAATTGGAGAAGACATTTGCCCGACAATGGTTTGCTTAAGGGCTAAACGAGCAATTCGGCTATTTTCAACGCGAAAACCGGCTTTCTCCCCTTCTTCGTTTGCAAATGCTTTAACAACACGAATGCCGCTGAATTTTTCCTGAAGAAAAATAGTCATTGCAGAAATAAGTACCTGATTTTTTTTACCAAGTTTTCTAAGCTTTCTGCCAAAGTGAATAAATGGGAATAAAGCCAGCGGTAAAACTAGCACAGCCCACGTTGCAAGGTAGGAATCTTGATAGAAAACAACAAAAA
The window above is part of the Halodesulfovibrio sp. genome. Proteins encoded here:
- a CDS encoding transcriptional regulator — protein: MIKWVVLLVCGWLLFKLVTNDNKKKADKKQKDMEKKVATGDMVKDPVCGAFVSLDQDIRIRDGETIHRFCSYECRDKFLARLEESGRAISKESKEEPAD
- a CDS encoding ABC transporter transmembrane domain-containing protein, which gives rise to MAKFKKLPKNSAKLLKRTLRYFVPYKLSILISLIAMAVVAATTGASAYLIKPALDDIFINKNSDYLLLIPFAYFILVLAKGAGRYSQNYFMTYCGLKVLEKLRNELFDKIICLPLKFYEEQQVGMLMSRVVNDVAEIRGSLPAVIKGIRQFLTMIGLLFVVFYQDSYLATWAVLVLPLALFPFIHFGRKLRKLGKKNQVLISAMTIFLQEKFSGIRVVKAFANEEGEKAGFRVENSRIARLALKQTIVGQMSSPIMELIGALGIGLVIWYGGSQVIAGEQTAGTFFSFVAALIMLYDPVKELTSANNSLQKALAGAERVFEILDSPDIVVEQDGTQQIDGVHEVAFEDVTFSYDETGQPALKDINITIKEGEKVAIVGPSGAGKTTFVNLVPRFYEQQQGRILINGVDSRSLTLKSLRKNVAIVSQDAFLFDTSIADNIAYSSENSSREAIEEAAKAAFAHDFITEFPDGYDTVVGERGVRLSGGQKQRLTIARALLKNAPLLILDEATSALDSESEKVVQKALENLMKDRTSLVIAHRLSTIISADRILVMKNGEVVDEGTHESLLANSMLYQRLYTLQFESHEELA
- the folK gene encoding 2-amino-4-hydroxy-6-hydroxymethyldihydropteridine diphosphokinase; its protein translation is MCLGSNMGDTDLHLANAIAEIDSLDGVRVTKSSSIFRTEPQLKKDQAWFANQVVSVECSEYVTAHDLLNSLLEIENTLGRVREERFGPRVIDLDVLLFGNEVIESEDLIVPHPRMTERAFVLVPLQEIAPQLHFPDGRGLEEVLGMLEYKVDANQIWQ
- a CDS encoding lysophospholipid acyltransferase family protein, which codes for MKIPVPIPLISTAIYHLYKIWCKTLKYEEVGRERLDELWDAGTPMVTCLWHDELFPLMHARRQLEIIAVVSQSSDGEILAQVLEKLGLLTSRGSSSRGGVKALLRVAKTMRTSKHLGCITVDGPRGPRHEAKEGAIFIAHRSNAKIVPIRIAMENSYIFQKAWDKFQIPLPFSKVKIIFGEPYDLEEGKLSDEYLEKERQRLEDKLKALL
- a CDS encoding lysophospholipid acyltransferase family protein — its product is MKPIYSAIYTVGTKMTVHSSKVLGSALGTVMWTCLPKRRKLAIEAIQRHLNVSSEKATEIGKKSFIHNCRSFLEIFLVPKVNKQFIDDLVIQDPENAFRTFVETNSPIIATTAHMGAWEVLAGLLGEIGTIEHRAQPLVVVRTNKNKDLNELIFKLRGGRGAAVLSHRNAVFGVLRSLKKKGIAAFLVDHNTKRKEAIFTDFLGETAAVNSGPAFLALRGKAVVLPAFLVRNEQGGYTFIIEPALDTETLEGTREEKLQQITRFYTDAVERIVRKYPEQWFWMHKRWKTQPKAGDFILPRTMS